Proteins co-encoded in one Methylobacterium sp. WL1 genomic window:
- a CDS encoding zinc-finger domain-containing protein → MAGKAVPHFHNEPGVPVVAVGVKEFMCIGALPPFDHPHVFLDMGADTEIICQYCSTLYRYRAGLKADEADPQACVWHDAATVAAE, encoded by the coding sequence ATGGCAGGCAAGGCGGTACCGCACTTCCACAACGAGCCGGGCGTCCCGGTGGTCGCTGTCGGGGTGAAGGAATTCATGTGCATCGGCGCGCTACCGCCGTTCGATCACCCGCACGTGTTCCTCGACATGGGCGCCGACACCGAGATCATCTGCCAGTACTGCTCGACGCTCTATCGCTACCGTGCCGGCCTCAAGGCCGACGAGGCGGATCCGCAGGCCTGCGTCTGGCACGACGCGGCCACGGTCGCCGCGGAGTAG
- the map gene encoding type I methionyl aminopeptidase, translating into MQQEQATAQGTRRAPEPPIHGPEGFEGMRRAGRLTAEALDLLMEATQPGVTTEELDKLAYTFAMDHGAYPASLLYRGYPKSICTSINHVVCHGIPNDKPLREGDIVNLDCCLILDGWHGDSSRMAYVGEVPRKAQRLCEITYEALMRGVAAVKPGGSTNDIGRAIQTFAESERCSVVRDFCGHGLGRIYHDAPTILHYVEASYDVPLKPGQFFTIEPMINLGRPAVKVLGDGWTAVTRDRSLSAQFEHTVAVTETGVEIFTVSPKGLHQPINPAA; encoded by the coding sequence ATGCAACAGGAACAGGCCACCGCGCAGGGTACGCGCCGGGCGCCGGAGCCGCCGATCCACGGCCCGGAGGGATTCGAGGGCATGCGTCGGGCCGGGCGCCTGACGGCCGAGGCTCTCGATCTGCTGATGGAGGCGACCCAGCCCGGCGTCACCACCGAGGAGCTCGACAAGCTCGCCTACACCTTCGCGATGGATCACGGCGCCTATCCCGCGTCGCTGCTCTATCGCGGCTATCCGAAGTCGATCTGCACCTCGATCAACCACGTGGTCTGCCACGGCATCCCGAACGACAAGCCCCTGCGCGAGGGCGACATCGTCAACCTGGATTGCTGCCTGATCCTCGACGGCTGGCACGGCGATTCGAGCCGGATGGCCTATGTCGGCGAGGTTCCCCGCAAGGCGCAGCGCCTGTGCGAGATCACCTACGAGGCGCTGATGCGCGGCGTCGCGGCGGTGAAGCCGGGCGGATCGACCAACGATATCGGCCGGGCGATCCAGACGTTTGCCGAGAGCGAGCGCTGCTCGGTGGTCCGCGACTTCTGCGGCCACGGGCTCGGGCGGATCTACCACGACGCGCCGACCATCCTGCACTACGTCGAGGCGAGCTACGACGTGCCGCTGAAGCCGGGCCAGTTCTTCACGATCGAGCCGATGATCAATCTCGGCCGCCCGGCCGTGAAGGTCCTGGGCGACGGCTGGACCGCGGTGACCCGGGACCGCTCGCTCTCGGCCCAGTTCGAGCACACCGTGGCGGTGACCGAGACCGGCGTCGAGATCTTCACGGTCTCGCCGAAGGGGCTGCATCAGCCCATCAACCCGGCGGCCTGA